AACTTTACCAACTCTAGAAATTAGCGTCGGTTAAAGGTATATTCGCCAACTacaaaaatgtatattatggGCAATTATATTATGTCACTGGTGTAGGAATGTCGTTTGCATATCTGTGTATTGCTGACAACGTTTATTGCCGACGATGTAGGTCTACTGTGCCAATAGTTACAAATTGTTGTCGGTATATCCATGATATGTCGATCCCTTAAAATAGTGGTGTGGGCATAAGAGTGTTTGTGTTTagaaatatgtattttatatttgtattattttttcattaacaaTATCCTTTTAGTTTGTACCtaaaaacaacttaaaatatagcaaatacgcaaaattcatttaatgttccaaaaaaaagttacaattGTTTCACACGTAAGTCACCTAAATGAAGTtcttaaaacacaaaaaatggttcattacaaaattaacataaCAAAAACAGTAAATTCgtccaaaaaaaacaaaacaaacatcatGTAAACTTTAGATCGACTTCTAGTATGGTTGTAGTGAAGTGATCTCTATTAAAATGTGGAtctgaaaacaaataaaaataaaataatacaaacgTATGCAATAAAACTAGTATATTTTGCCATCTACATATACacacactatatatatacatatataattttaatttgtcgAAAATCTAAACTTAGAATTACGAAATTTTCTCTATGactaaaacaataacaacttacaaaataaaactaaataagtCAACTAGCCAACCTACAAATATGAATTTGGAACATAAGTCTTGACCTCTATAGTTTATTTTCACGTCCAAGAAAACAACACCTCTACTCATATTTCATCGTACAttttagataaatatataacGACATACATCTAAATTTATAGTCATGAACTATTCTCCACTCCCCATAAGCTTTGCGAAATTTATCTATAATGAATCACAATGTACAAGTAGTAAGTAGATAAAAGTACATTCTCCATAAGAAAcaattctctttctttctacaCACGACCGACTAGTTACAATGAAACACAATGTTACTCTAAAGCAAATTGAACACCCGATCGTAGCCGATgactaaattttctttaaatatgaACAATGAAATCACGAAGAAGTTGCCTTACATTCCAAAACCGTATATGAATGAATAGGAAGGAAACCAACAAAACACATTGCAATTTGAGACAAATTAGTTAACTAATATCTATATTTGAGACAAATTAGTTAACTATTGTTCATGGTTGATAAGTTAACACAGTTGgttacatttttctaaaactagtgttattaatatttaatttaaactactATATCatctataaaattaaacagCAAACCACCACCAAtcatatattgtaattaattattaatttaaaactgtCCACTAAAGAACTTAGCTTAAAATAAACGACCACCAAATTGTCTTCAAAAGCCAACACAACATGGATTTAGCTCAACTGACACTTGTATGCACCTGTAGACAAGAGGTCCCCATACATTTATTACTTATAAAGGGGTCAGGAGAAACACGTACCCGATTCTCACATAATCAATTTTTGCTAGCATGGGTTGTGGCCTCTATAGATGATGTGTTTGAATCTTacctaatataattatttttaggaaataatttatatttcaattatgaaagaaaggatgataattatttaaacatatttttttgagtgtttattatatttggatTGAATGATGGGGTTATTGGGTTATTTGAAAACGTAgtgtgtataatatatatatacactcaCACACGACGGTGTTACTGTGgaataattagtatatttgaagtccttataatttaaatttaccaATTATAGTGTCATAAAAAGCATGGAGGCGCTGATGACGTTGTTATCCGGCTCAGTTTATAGTTTATAGGACGGAGATAATGGATTGAAGTGGTTGCCGAACGAGGCTAGCGAGGTTTTGGTTGgcgggtttagggtttagtacTCAGATGCACAACAACTTCTGTTATTGGCACAGCAATGGCAcgctttcttctctcttttggTCTTCACCAGTTGATACCATATTTCATTCACTTCACTCTTCTGgccttttcattttctgtaACAGGAAGAGATTGCGCTAGAAAAAGAACACGGAGGAGAATCGGAGTCCTCTTGTCTTACAGCAAGACAATTGCAAGAAGCAGTTGACGCTCATCCTGATGATCCCTCATCCCATTTCAAACTCGTAATTTTTGCACATATTGGTTTCAACTTCCCCCACCgttcatttaataaatagCTCAATGTATAACTTCAAACGCAGGGGATTTTCATGTGGGAAAATGGAGCAAGCCACGATAAGGCGGCTGCTGCCGATCATTTTCTGAAATCAGCGAAATTAGACCCTGGGAATGCTGCCGCTTTCAAGTATCTAGGGGATTATTACGCCACATCTTCTGTCGATATCCAAAGGGCTCTCAAGTGCTACCAAAGAGCTGTCAGTCTCGACGTCGACGATTTCCACTCTGGAGTGCGTCTTTCCTTCTACTTTACATGGTTTATTGCTTCATCTGTATCAGTTTTAATTACGTACTCATTGATAACTGTAATCAGGAAGCATTGTGCGATCTGTTGCATCACGAAGGAAAGGAGAGTATAGAGGTTGCCGTATGCAAAGAGGCTTCCTCTAAGTCACCCAAGGCCTTCTGGGCTTTCCGGAGGTTGGGATATTTGCAGGTTCTCAACTTTTCGCTGCTGTCTTTCTGTTATCATTCTATTTTTTCGGTCATCTCGGTAGTGTCGATCATCATTCATCACCGCCATTTTGAGATTCCAttaatgattttcaaatttttgacCAGAAAATTTGTAACGAATGTAAAATGATGATCAATTACTGATCCACCTTATGCCTTCAATGGTGAATTATTGACCCACTTTAGATGTTAAGTTAGGATTGACCTTACCTTGTAATATTcgattttttgtttctttttttgatagAAGAAatctttgatttattttcaacaatgcATACCCATTGTGTGTGCAATTTTATGATCAATGAATCATGTGATGTTTGTAATACACACCATATAAGCATGTTTCCCTCACCCTTCTCCCCTCCCCACCTGCTCTAATTGCTGATGATGTTGATGGTGTCTGTATCATGAAGatcatttgaaaaatttaCATTTGGAAGActgaaagtaaaataaaccTTCACTTTGCAATCAGTTTTCTCCTAGCTCTATTGTTCTACTGGCCAACTGGCAggtttatcaaaataaatggaCTGAAGCTGTCTCAAGTCTTCAGCATGCCATTCGAGGATATCCTCATTGTGCTGATTTGTGGGAAGTAAGCTTAATTTTTGTGAACATTTACTTCCACTGTATTTATTAAGTCCAGCTAATATTGAACAACCTAACTGTTTTAGGCCCTGGGTCTTGCATATCAGCGACTTGGCAGGTTTACTGCTGCAATTAAGGTGGTTTATTTTGCAAATAGAACTTCTAATTTTCATGAACAGAGttaattctctctttttttaggGAATAAGACAGATATCATTAAAGCCTACATTGTTTGTCCTTCTAACAGTCTTATGCACGGGCTATTGAAATTGAAGGAGATAGAATTCTCGCTTGGATTGAGAGTGGAAACATCTTCTTGATGCTTGGTTTGTTCAAAAAAGTAAGACTTGTTCGCTATACTTTTATTTACAGGTTGCTATCTTCCAATCATTTCTACGGTACCTTTTGTTTGCCTGTGTATGGTACTATGGTTGTCGCCTGGACTGGACAATGCTTGGCTTTCTCTTCCTGTATGGTCTTATGGTTGTTTCCTGGAGAATGGTTGGCTAGCTTTCCCTGATGAACCTGCCTTAgaattcatttcaatttttcttttacgaAAAGATCTAGAATTGGGGCAGGATGGTTGAAGTTATTGATTGttggtttgaacatttacGTAAATGACAACATACTTTCTTGCCTTTCAAAACCCAACATATGGAGCATGGTTGGCTAGCTCTCCCTGATGAACCTGCCTAGAAttcatttcactttttcttttacgaAAAGATCTAGAATTGGGGCAGGATGGTTGGAGTTATTGATTGttggtttgaacatttacATAAATGACAAGATGCTTTATTGCCTTTCAAAACCCAACATatgactttgaattttttggaaaGTATATGGTGCCTGGTGAGTTGGCTCTGCATGGATTTAGTATGCCTGGGTTTCCTTGAAATTGAGTTTCTTGATTTAATCagaaatttatatgtttttgtaaCCTCTTATATGTTTCTCAAGTTACTCATTTTATTTGGTCGTGAtgcataacaaatttgaaaagggAGTTGAACACTTTCAGCAAGCTCTAGAGATATCACCTAAAAGTATTACTGCACAATTTGGGCTCTCTTCAGGGCTTCTTGGTTGGGCGAAGGAATACATTAATAGGGGGGCATTTAAATGGGCATCCTTTCTATTAGAGGTTTGTTATCTAGTATTTAAGGGATAATCTCCTTTTAACATGCTTTCTTTTGTTActagatttattttattgattctAGGAAGCATCTAAAGTTGCAAGAGGAAGTACTCATTTAGCTGGAAACTCATCATGTATCTGGAAGTTGCTTGGAGATATTCAGGTATGCATAGCTAACTTAGAGTGTTTAGACTATGGCCAAGTgagtttgtttatgttttgtaaTGGGAAAGTGTACCTTTTTTAAGGGCTATAGTTCCCGATTCCATATAATGCTTTTGAAGGTCAAAGTAAACTTGGGAGTTCTTATTCTCGATGAAGGCCGAACTTATGAGGCAGTATGAGGTGTAGGCCtcataaaattctaaaaataaaacatcaaaaataaaatccgGAAAGTATATTATTAGCTGTCACTGGTCATAacagttttataaaaatacaaaatgaaaataaagtatttttaattgtcacttaaataaaacataatttaaatgttGAGTTTTGGTGTTCTATTCTAAAAGCACTAATGGACTGGACTACTGCAACTCATCCTGTCTTTTACTTTTAGTATTGtgaacatttttctaaatatttttatagattAGCAAATCATTAGAATTATCCAATGAAACATTATTGAGTCATACTCGGTTCATTCTCATAGATGTATGACTTGGGTTTTGAAAACCACGTTTATACTCTCACTTCTAAAGAAAGACCCACCAGCCCTGAATTAGGCCCGCATGCTCCCCTTCAGGGtgcttttctaaaaaaagttctttttgtttattattttctgtttgttacgaattaaaatatattattcaaaattcttttctcttaataattttttagaaaatctttaatttatgattttgttcatgaattattttacttaaaagaaCCATCTACATTTTCTCGTGTGTGGCTCACAGAAATTATATCTTTTTGCACCTCGTGCTCAAGTTTGATCCTTCTCTAGTGCTCACGATGTAAACTGTAAACCATAGAAGCTTTTTCAAACATTGTTCCAATGCTATGCTAGTATCTGCCTACAATGCTGCGTTCTATTTGTATACTAACATGGAAAAGTGTGATGTGAATTATTTTGTCCTGTTTAGCACACGTATGCAAAATGTTATCCATGGATGGAGGACAACTGGGGACAATGCTCAGAATCCTTTAGAACTTCTATCCTTTCCTGGAAGCAGACTCGCATGTTGGCTTTATTTTCTGCCAAAAGTTCCTATCAGCAAGCTCTGCACTTGGCTCCGTGGGAAGCTAACATTTACACAGATATTGCTATTACTTTAGATAATATTTCATCTTTCAATGATAATTCTGGACCTGGATTCAATTCCTGGTATTACATCTATTTAGTCTCTATTCTTTTGATGCCATCATATTTTTTGGATGCTTATTTTCTTGATTCTCATCCTTCGTGCCAGGCAGATATCTGAAAAGATGACACTAGGGGCCTTGATGCTCGAGGGTGACAATCATGAATTCTGGGTGGCAATGGGATGCATCTCTAACCATGCTGCGTTGAAGCAACATGCTTTTATAAGGGCATTGCAGTTAGATGGATCTTTAGCTGGAGCATGGGCTTATCTTGGGAAGGTATTTTACTTAATGCTGCTTTTAGAATGCCATTTTTATATTAGGattcttttttccttaaattttaaattgagatGAAAGATGTCTTCTTGTGAGAAGACACTGAAAGAGAGCGAGGCTTTTGGAGAAGCGActagcaaaacaaaaatgagctTGGACCACAAATcctaatgaaaataaaaagacttACTATGTAAAATAATTCTCAAGTTTTGGTTTTGCATGGTCAAAGCCATATTTCTCTTCAAGGGAGATCAATTATGCATCCCTCATACTTCCTTGAGGGAAGCCCTAATAAAGGAAGCACACTCAAGGGTTAGCATGGCACTTTGGGCAAGACAAGACCTTTCATGTTATCAACAAGAGGTTTAGTCTCACTTATTAACATTAATAAGGAGGCCCCTTTCAAGGGTATAAAAAACATGACCCACAAAAAAGGAGACCCAAAAACTACCAAAAGAGATTCCGATTCTATAAAATCAGACCAAGAtcataataacaaaaagaccTAGTTACTGCAACATACATGGAGACATTAAGTCTTCCGAGCTCCCAATTTTCATCACCCGTTTTTTTCACCTTTCTAGAAATCCTATTGTTTCTCTTAGGCCAAACTCTCTGCAAAATAGGcaaaaaaaccacaaaaaaggCATCCTTCCAAAAAGATGAGCTCACCTCCACAATAATACCATGCCCACCTCAATTCCAAGTCAAGCACAAACTGAATGTTTTCAAGCATatctattaaataaataggtgcaacaaaataataaattagaagaagagaaggatatgccttttctttttcaccttTTAGCTTCTTTGTGACTTTTTGTTTGCTTGGATGAAAGGTGATAATCATATATTTATCCCAAAGGATTTGAGGGTGAGAGGAATTTGAAGGGTTGAGAGAGAAAGTTAAGAGTtaacgagagagagagaggatatGGAATGTTTAGAGAGGAATGTGAATGAATGGGTGAGAGAGAACCGGAAATAATAGTAGAGTGGAAAGTGGAGTTTTGGAAGGGTGGGGTGAGAGgtattttgagagaaaaatagagagagggTATTGGAAGGAGAGAGTAATAAATGAAAGGGAAAACGAATAGAATGTGTGAAATTCAGATAATTTATTTagcattttaattattatttattaaaaaaggtCAATATGAGGAGAGTAAATTTTATCCCTTATAGCTCCTTTCATACATAGTGTAGattataaattcatttatttttaaattgagttGTTTTGTTTCCCATCCCAAacaggaaagaaagaaggaaaaagaaaagatcataagaaatattttaaaataaaatagttgcGATAATAAGATCTCCTTTCTTTAAGTAGCTAGTTCATAGGTGTTTCTGATGGTTGGGACATCTAATCTGCCAGCGAAGTCAGTTGGGCacaccatttttcaaatatgtattTGTAACAAGTGGAAATTTTGGTATTAATCTTTGTTGTTGAATCAAGATGTTTGTTGAATACTTTGAGAGAATTGGATGTGGTTAGAAACTGTGTTTTTGGTACATGTACTTCATTCATGAGTAATGATTACTAATATCTTGATGTTCTAAACTTGGATGTTTTCTACATTTCTTACTCGTTTCTTTACAGCTATACTGGAATAGGTGCGAGAAGCAATTGGCGAGACAGGCTTTTGATTATGCCAGAAGTATAGATCCTTCTCTAGCATTACCCTGGGCGGGCATGTCAGCTGATTTGAACGTTAGGTGAGATATAAATGTTCTTTTTGAGGTGTTTTCTGTCATGAAGGAAATAGTTGtgtatattttcctttttttttcctttggaagGGGGGGTTAAGAACGTTGGACTGGATGCATTTAGTGAGTAGCGTATCACCCCTTTACCTAAGAGATTTTTACTTGACAGGGAGTCCACATCAGATGAAGCATTTGAGAGCTGTTTGAGAGCTGCACAAATACTACCCGTAATTTTTCTGTCTTTAAGATTATTGATATAGTAGCACTGAAATCAATGCCGTAGAAAAGGTTTGCTCAAATTGATGCTATTTTAAGATAAATGAGATCAAGTATTctgttttgttattaattatttaattttaaatgctTGGATACATCCcaggatttttcttttttattcatttccgtctaaaagaaaaagaaagaagaaaagactattctttctaacattttttgttgtgtttttttcttgtattgtTTTGACTGTTGTGCAGCTGTTGGCTCTTCCGTttatctacaaaaaaaaaaaaaaaaaaagttctaaaagGTAAAAACAATATTCTTGTAGGTGGCGGAATTCCAAATTGGTCTTGCCAAGCTTTCTCTGCAGGCAGGCCATCTTTCATCTCCACAGGTCTGAATGTTGTCAAGTTATGATGGAATTCTACTtgataactttttcttttgttcagaATGTTCTAcggattttcttttatgttcaGGTGTTTGGAGCTATACGTCAAGCTGTTCAACTGGCACCTTGTTACCCCGAATCCTATAATCTAAATGGATTAGCTTTTGAGGCACAATTAGATTATCAATCTGCTGTTGCTGCTTATCGTTTGGCACACCTCACAATTAGCCACTTTTCAGATAGAGTTCCAAGGTCTCATGTCAGAGATATATCGATCAACTTAGCGAGATCACTCTGCATGGTGAAgtttactaaattttttttgcatcTTTACATCTGTGTGCCCCATGAAACTTTGAATCATCCTCGTTTTCTCTATGTATTACTCTATTCTTGGAGATGGAGAAGTTCCTAACATTAACTAATAGACGGAAAAATTCTCTCTGAACTGCTATTTCTTTTGTGCAGGTAGGAAATTTCTTTGAAGCTTTGCAGGAATGTGAAAATTTGAGTACAGAAGGTTGTGATTTTTACATACTTATTAAAGCTAActcttttatgtttattgttaTAAAAGTGAGATGTCAACAAATTAGTGTCTGAGATTTTAAGTTTTGGGTGATTCCAGGCATGCTCGACATTGAAGGTTTGCAGGTTTATGCTTTCTCTCTATGGAAACTAGGAAAGAACGACCAGGCCCTTAGTGCTGTGAGAACACTTGCTTCTGGCATCTCTACCATGGAAAGCACACGTACTGCTGCATCTATTGATTTCATATGCAGATTGTTGTGTTCAATATCTGGATTGGACTCTGCAATTAACAGTATTACGAAGATGCCGACCAATTTTTTCCAGAGTTCAAAATTGAGTTTTGTAGTGGCTGCTGTTCATGCCCTTGATCAGGGTGATCGGCTTGAGGCCATTGTCTTAAGCAGCCGTTCCTGCCTCCAATCTCATGAAGAAATTACTAGAATGCACAGTTTGATTGCTCTTTCTAAGCTGGTTGGCTTCAATTCTTCCTGTCGGAACCTGAGTCTCTTGAATTTTCTGCTATTGTGCAATGTGTTAACACAGTTACTTAGATACAATCCTTTTTGGCTGAACAGATCAAATATCGAACAAATAACTGCCTTGGATTCCTCAATGGAGTGATGCATCTTCGAAAAGCACTTCATGCATACCCCAGCAGTAGTTCGATCAGGTAGATCTATTTTATAATGAAGATCATTGCTCACAGTTGTCCttgtcttcatttttcattaatgaAACTAATgaactacaaaataaaaatacaaagaaacgAATGTGAGAGTACTAGTAAGAAATATAGTGGGAAATTATCAAGAGGATGGTAGCAAGGGCGTAATGGTAATTGCTAGTaggtttttgttattaataagGAGAGTTGGGCACCTTAGAGGGGATTTTGGTACTGTCGAGTGTGGAAATTTTAGAGACACTGATGTATCCCAGGAATAATTAGAGTAATTCCCCAAGAATCAAGATTGTGGATCTTTTATTAGAATCAATAATGTACTTCATACAAGAGGGGAGAACTCCTATTTGTAGAATTCTATTATAAGTGGGGGTAAAAAGGGAACTAACCTagaatattaactaattaccCATATAACCCCTATTCTTCTTACATCATTCTACCCctccaaaatgaaaaaaattatgaagcAAACAAGGAATTAAATAAACTTGTTCAACGGAGTATGACAAAATCAATCTTCTACATATTAAACAAAAGATCAAAGGGAGGAACTTGACTTCTGTTATTAGTGCCCATAGTTAGCTTTGTTCTAGAAGATTCCTCTCTTTAGagtcatatttatttaatgcCCCCACTGTATTTGCTTATCATTATATCACTATACAGTTGTCTTGATTATCTTTAGTCCATTCCACTCTGGATTCTTCTCTAAACAGCATGTTTCAAACAGGAACTTGCTTGGTTATCTTTTGTTGTCCAACGAAGAAAGGGATGACAATCACACAGCTACTAGGTGCTGCAACATGTTGTATGGTTTGGACCAACAGAACAAAGGTCTGAAATCTGCGTATGAAATTCATGGTGCTGGAGCTGTGGCCTGCTATACAATTGGCACGAGTCATCCGAGGTTTTCGTTCCCAACATGTTCATATCAGTGCCGGAACGGGATTGGGACCATCCGGCAACTTCAAAAGTAAAGTTGCTTGACTTTTAACAGTTTTCAGCcaatagtttttcttaattgatCTTATAGTTTATACGCCATAACCATGTTTCAACTAAGGTAAATAGGTTGAAGCACCAACGATTGTGAAAAATGATCAATTCATGGAATGAAATATTCCAAGGATGCAATCAAGAATAGGTGGCTTTTTATTGTCAACTTTGTTATAACTGTTGCAAATATCTTTGCTGGTTTTTTTCCCTGGGTGACTAGTCATGTGAGTCAAACAGCCAAactgaaattatatttatggtAATGATCACAAGAGAATCAAGCCCTTATTGCATCTCTAATAGGCACGTGGATTATCAAGGTTAAGGCCATCTCTGTGCCTCTACAGGGTTGTAGGTTGAAACTCCACACCTGTTTGTGATGGaatgttcttaaaaaaaaataaaggggGCACAGATCATGTGATAACAATTTTAGTATTAGCTGATTTTATGGATATTAAATGCCCATATTCTTGTATTGTTAGCGTAACCAAATCAGGAAAAtgagtattttaatttttcctcGTTTACAGATGCTTACGTCAAGAGCCATGGAATTATGATGCTCGATATCTTCTTATACTAAACATTCTGCAAAAGGCACGTGAAGAAAGATTTCCCTGTCATCTGTGTGTGACTATTGGGCGACTAATCTTGGTTGCCTTTTTTGATGAGGCATATTTTACGAAAGATGTGTCTCATCAATATAAGAAGTTTCAGCTTCTACTTTGTGCCTCTGAGATCAGTTTGCAAGGTGGTGACCAAATTAAATGCATCAACTATGCCAAAGCTGCTTCCTCTATGTCACTTCCtgaaatttatcttttttatgcGCACTTGTTACTGTGCCGAGCCTATGCTGCAGAAAATGATTCTAACAACCTCCGTAAAGAGTTCatgaaatgtttgaatttgaagacAGATAACTATCTTGGATGTGTATGTCTTAAATTCATTGCATCTCGATACGAGCTTCACGATGAATCCAACATCTTAGAacttagtttgaaaaaatggtcGGCAGAGAGCAAGAATCTGCAACACATGGTAATACCCATGTTTGTCGATGGTTTGATATCTTTTAGGAGTCAGGATTTTATGGCTGCAGAGAAGTATTTTGCACAAGCTTGTTTTTCTGGACATGATGGCTGTCTCTTCCTCTGTCATGGTATCTTTCTGTGCAAGTGGAAGCATTTGTGGCTATGTTCTTTGTGGCGATTGTGTTGCTATGTTCTACATTTCCCGTCTTAGAGTTTTCTTTcagaaattatttgttttcattctaCATGAGTTGCCATCTTATTGTTATGGATTCATTAGCCTTTCAGTCTTTTGAATCTCAGTTCTTCAGGTTTCCATTTGTGCTAtgcttatttatttctttaaatccCTAATGAACACAGGTGTAACCTGCATGGAACTTGCGAAGAAGCTTTGCAGTCCTCATTTTTTGAGGCTGGCTGTGAACAGTCTCCTTAAAGCTCAAGTGATTTCTGTTCCAATACCAATTGTCTCGATCATGCTGGCACAAGCAGAAGGGAGTCTTGGTTTGAAGGAAAATTGGGAGTCAGGCCTTCGTTTGGAATGGTTCTCGTGGCCACCAGGTTTATCTATACGACTGTATTTCTCCTTATTTTATCAGTCTTCTACAATAAGcgatttaaatataatgtatttctGTGTAGAAGAAATTATATCGTATTGGCCAGTATTGACTATAGATTATTGGGTTTCG
This is a stretch of genomic DNA from Cucumis sativus cultivar 9930 chromosome 4, Cucumber_9930_V3, whole genome shotgun sequence. It encodes these proteins:
- the LOC101220693 gene encoding tetratricopeptide repeat protein SKI3 — protein: MEEIALEKEHGGESESSCLTARQLQEAVDAHPDDPSSHFKLGIFMWENGASHDKAAAADHFLKSAKLDPGNAAAFKYLGDYYATSSVDIQRALKCYQRAVSLDVDDFHSGEALCDLLHHEGKESIEVAVCKEASSKSPKAFWAFRRLGYLQVYQNKWTEAVSSLQHAIRGYPHCADLWEALGLAYQRLGRFTAAIKSYARAIEIEGDRILAWIESGNIFLMLGLFKKGVEHFQQALEISPKSITAQFGLSSGLLGWAKEYINRGAFKWASFLLEEASKVARGSTHLAGNSSCIWKLLGDIQHTYAKCYPWMEDNWGQCSESFRTSILSWKQTRMLALFSAKSSYQQALHLAPWEANIYTDIAITLDNISSFNDNSGPGFNSWQISEKMTLGALMLEGDNHEFWVAMGCISNHAALKQHAFIRALQLDGSLAGAWAYLGKLYWNRCEKQLARQAFDYARSIDPSLALPWAGMSADLNVRESTSDEAFESCLRAAQILPVAEFQIGLAKLSLQAGHLSSPQVFGAIRQAVQLAPCYPESYNLNGLAFEAQLDYQSAVAAYRLAHLTISHFSDRVPRSHVRDISINLARSLCMVGNFFEALQECENLSTEGMLDIEGLQVYAFSLWKLGKNDQALSAVRTLASGISTMESTRTAASIDFICRLLCSISGLDSAINSITKMPTNFFQSSKLSFVVAAVHALDQGDRLEAIVLSSRSCLQSHEEITRMHSLIALSKLIKYRTNNCLGFLNGVMHLRKALHAYPSSSSIRNLLGYLLLSNEERDDNHTATRCCNMLYGLDQQNKGLKSAYEIHGAGAVACYTIGTSHPRFSFPTCSYQCRNGIGTIRQLQKCLRQEPWNYDARYLLILNILQKAREERFPCHLCVTIGRLILVAFFDEAYFTKDVSHQYKKFQLLLCASEISLQGGDQIKCINYAKAASSMSLPEIYLFYAHLLLCRAYAAENDSNNLRKEFMKCLNLKTDNYLGCVCLKFIASRYELHDESNILELSLKKWSAESKNLQHMVIPMFVDGLISFRSQDFMAAEKYFAQACFSGHDGCLFLCHGVTCMELAKKLCSPHFLRLAVNSLLKAQVISVPIPIVSIMLAQAEGSLGLKENWESGLRLEWFSWPPDTRSAEILFQMHLLAKQSKVDSDQLRVELCQSPLRWVLRAIHVNPSCVRYWNVLQSLWNEG